A window of the Halichoerus grypus chromosome 2, mHalGry1.hap1.1, whole genome shotgun sequence genome harbors these coding sequences:
- the CHMP6 gene encoding charged multivesicular body protein 6: MGNLFGRKKQSRVTEQDKAVLQLKQQRDKLKQYQKRVTQQLEREREIARQLLRDGKKERAKLLLKKKRYREQLLDKTENQITSLETMVQSIEFTQIEMKVVEGLQIGNECLKKMHQVMSIEEVERILEETQEAVEYQRQIDELLAGSFTQEDEDAILEELNAITQEQIELPEVPSEPLPERKPEQVPREARPKQVELVAAS, from the exons ATGGGCAACCTGTTCGGCCGCAAGAAGCAGAGCCGGGTCACCGAGCAAGACAAGGCCGTCCTG CAACTGAAGCAGCAGCGGGACAAGCTGAAGCAGTACCAGAAGAGGGTCACCCAGCAGCTGGAGCGGGAGCGCGAGATCGCCAGGCAGCTCCTGCGGGACGGGAAGAAGGA ACGGGCCAAGCTGCTGCTCAAGAAGAAGCGGTACCGGGAGCAGCTTCTGGACAAGACAGAAAACCAAATCACCAGCCTGGAAACGATG GTCCAGAGTATAGAGTTCACCCAGATTGAAATGAAGGTGGTCGAAGGGCTGCAGATTGGAAATGAGTGTCTGAAAAAGATGCATCAG GTGATGTCCATAGAAGAAGTGGAGCGGATACTGGAGGAGACCCAGGAGGCCGTGGAGTACCAGCGG CAAATAGATGAGCTATTGGCAGGAAGCTTCACTCAGGAAGATGAAGATGCCATCCTGGAGGAGCTGAATGCAATCACTCAG GAGCAGATAGAGCTCCCAGAGGTCCCTTCAGAGCCGCTTCCCGAAAGGAAACCAG AGCAAGTCCCCCGCGAGGCCAGGCCCAAGCAGGTGGAACTGGTGGCAGCCTCGTAA